TCCACACATCTACGCTTAAACCAAATTCAGCAGAAGGTGCCCAAATAAAGCCAACATTCCATGATTCTGACTCTTCAGCTTCTAAATCAGGGTTACCAGCAAATTCTATGTTGTAATCTAGCGCGTCACAATCAAGGCCGGTTGCTTCACAGCGATAGGTATCGACAAAAAACTGACTTTCTTGTGATGGTCCTAAACCCACTTGTGCAAGCGATGGCGCTCTAAAACCTTGTGCCCATGAACCACGAATGGTTATCTCGTCGGTCGGTGCCCAGCGTAAAGCTACTTTAGGGTTTGTTGTATTACCAAAGTCGCTGTAATCATCGTAACGGCCAGCTAGTTGTAGCTCTAGGTTTTCAGCAAGTGGGATTGAGAATTCCACATAGGCTGCGTATTGGTCGCGCTCTGCTGCAGCAGATACAGACTCAGTACCAAAAATTAAACCGCGCTGAAATTGATCATCCGGTGTATCGGTTACATCTTCTTCACGGTATTCAATACCCGCGGCCATCATAACCACATCATCACCAAAGCTAAATGCTTCACCAGAGATGTTAGCATCGAATGAGGTCATGTGTGACTCACCACGGCGTACTAAGCTTGTAGTAATTCTGTCAATGACTTCTGGGCTGTTATAGGTACCACCAAACGGGTTGTAGTTACCTGCATCAATTTCTTGTTGTAAAAAGTCGGTGCGAACCCAGCCTTGCGAACGATCGCCCGTTTGCATTGATTTACTACGGCCTTTTTGAACCGCAGCTTCCCAGCTCCATTCGTTAATTTCGCCTCTTAGGCCAGCTACAAAGCGAAGCGTATCTGACTCAATATCCCATTGGCGAGCGCCAGCATCAACGGTACGATAACGGCCAATTTGAATATCTTCGCCAAACGGGTTGTTAGGGTGGCTAGCGGGTACTGTTAAACCTGCATCTTCATCAAGTGGAGTAGGGGCACCTGCAGCAACCGATGTATTATGCTGTACTGCCATTTCTAAAAAGCCGGTAATACCATTGTCAAAATTGTATTCAAATTGTGAAATAGCACCTACGCGCTCGGACTCAGGAGCAATGTAACCAAATGGGCCGTAATCAAATAAACAACTGCCGCTTGCTGTGGCATTTTCTGCTGGGCAATCTGGGTCAATTGTTTTTACACCATCAACATAAAAGTAGCCAGGAAAGCCACGAGAAGAGCGAAAGTCTTCACCGCCATATGGTGATTGGTTGGCGGTGCCTAAGCTGCCCATTTCATCTGACGAAAGAGAGGTGTTTTTAAAGTAATCAATGATAATTGAGGCACTGCTTTTTTCGCTAGTTGTACCCCATACTAAACTTGCTGTTGTTTCTTCGTAGTTAGGGCCGTCAGTGCCACCGTAGCCTAAGTTTAGCTCAACACCATCTATGTCTTTTTTCAAAATAACGTTGACTACGCCCGCTACTGCATCAGAGCCATAAATTGCTGATGCGCCATCTTTTAAAATATCAATGCGTTCAATTGCCGATACCGGAATACTATTAATATCGACAAATGAGTTTGTAATACCTTCGGCAAAAGCACTAATAGCCACACGGCGGCCATTGATTAGTACTAATGTAGCATCTGCACCTAAACCACGTAGGCTGACCGCGGCAGATCCATTTGCAGTTGAATCCTGGTTGTTACCACGTGTTGAGAAAGTACCGCTGCCTGCCACAGGCATTCTTTCGAGGAGTTGTTGAAGGTTATCGTAACCCATGTTTTCGATATCCGCTTTACCAATAGATTGTACTGGCGAAGGCCCTTCGATATCTGTGCGTTTAATACGCGAACCTGTTACTTCAATGCGTTCTACTTTTTTTGCTTCTTCAGCAGCATATGCTGTTGTTGTAAAACCTGCTGAAAGTGCGATTGTAGCACCTGCAATAATGCTAGGTGTAAATGCAATTGATTGCTTCATCCTTAAGTCCTTGTTGATATGTTATAAATTTAGTTGCTTAATACCAATTCGCGATAATACTTAATCATTTTGCGGGGCTAAACGTGTCGCTATCTGTGTTAAAAAATTCTCTTTTAGAACAACTAAATAACGAACTTTTTGCCTAGCTATCAACACGTTTTTCCAACCTCAAAATAGATCAATTAATTAAGCGAATTGGTATTACAAGCGCTGATATTAATATCATGTAACTTAAGTGTTATCAATCTACACCCTTTGCGATTTTAGTATGAGTTTTTGTAGGGTGTTGAGGGAAAAATATTCAATAATAGAAACAACGAAAAGGGATAGACAAGGCTAAATTACTCGCTTTGTACCATAAAATTTGCGCACTAAAATGGGCAGGCATCTAAAGAAATTAAAAAAATAAATAAAGTGTAATAATTTATTTATATTATGCACATGGGAGAGTTAAATAAAGTTGTGGTTAATTCGATCAGGTTGTTTTAAATTTAACCAGTGAAAATTTAAAAAAAACGCCTAAATAAATTAGGCGTTGTGTTTATACTTTGTGTTTCATGAGGCGTTCTTTCTCACGCGACCAATCTTTATTTTTTCCGTCTTCACGCTTGTCATGCATTTTTTTACCTTTTGCTAAGTGAAATTCAAGTTTCACCCAACATTTTTTCCAATACATGGCGGTGGCAACAAGTGAAAAGCCATCTCGTTCAGTAGCACCGACTAACCTATCAAGCTCTCTTCGGCTTAATAGTAGCTTACGATAGCGCATAGGATCGCAGATAACGTGGGTCGA
The genomic region above belongs to Pseudoalteromonas sp. MM1 and contains:
- a CDS encoding TonB-dependent receptor; the encoded protein is MKQSIAFTPSIIAGATIALSAGFTTTAYAAEEAKKVERIEVTGSRIKRTDIEGPSPVQSIGKADIENMGYDNLQQLLERMPVAGSGTFSTRGNNQDSTANGSAAVSLRGLGADATLVLINGRRVAISAFAEGITNSFVDINSIPVSAIERIDILKDGASAIYGSDAVAGVVNVILKKDIDGVELNLGYGGTDGPNYEETTASLVWGTTSEKSSASIIIDYFKNTSLSSDEMGSLGTANQSPYGGEDFRSSRGFPGYFYVDGVKTIDPDCPAENATASGSCLFDYGPFGYIAPESERVGAISQFEYNFDNGITGFLEMAVQHNTSVAAGAPTPLDEDAGLTVPASHPNNPFGEDIQIGRYRTVDAGARQWDIESDTLRFVAGLRGEINEWSWEAAVQKGRSKSMQTGDRSQGWVRTDFLQQEIDAGNYNPFGGTYNSPEVIDRITTSLVRRGESHMTSFDANISGEAFSFGDDVVMMAAGIEYREEDVTDTPDDQFQRGLIFGTESVSAAAERDQYAAYVEFSIPLAENLELQLAGRYDDYSDFGNTTNPKVALRWAPTDEITIRGSWAQGFRAPSLAQVGLGPSQESQFFVDTYRCEATGLDCDALDYNIEFAGNPDLEAEESESWNVGFIWAPSAEFGLSVDVWSITQDNKIDEQEFGPIYNSECNNQNSTVCVRLAPSGGNSLGTIQKIYSTFENVSSQEVSGVDLSANYNHSLDDLGLLKFNLEWAYQNKFEKDGRDYTGEYYYPEHRWIFSTNWEIGQFNTNVNISYVGEFEDTPDIDFDGNLDFDSNTSRMVDSQALVDLQTSYRVSDATKVSLGVNNVFDEEPPFAIGDGDADLYGYASGVHNPRGRYFYTKVTFSF
- the smpB gene encoding SsrA-binding protein SmpB → MAKNKSSKSNSNTIALNKKARHEYFLHDKFEAGVELQGWEVKSIRAGKVNISETYIHLKNGEAFLLGSQIQPLNSASTHVICDPMRYRKLLLSRRELDRLVGATERDGFSLVATAMYWKKCWVKLEFHLAKGKKMHDKREDGKNKDWSREKERLMKHKV